A stretch of the Takifugu flavidus isolate HTHZ2018 chromosome 1, ASM371156v2, whole genome shotgun sequence genome encodes the following:
- the cd302 gene encoding CD302 antigen, which yields MGSLTEKVPFVVLVSFIQLRLTLTGDCPADGRTWVPFQDKCYHFVHGAEDQIKSYTYARAKSLCQGFELLSIQSVQENDFAIKYSPEVWKGTVNVWLGMYFDTDNDTMRWSDDSPVKFTNWEDASSPDIALMDTCGVLHSNTGKWQKVSCLDEVENGVVCEAKQEAEKPKRTPSPVLSILVILSVITVVGVSAGIWFLYQKQNLGSNIFTAFEYHPPFRVLEPDQSCLVDAEEADSVP from the exons ATGGGGTCGCTGACAGAGAAGGTGCCCTTCGTGGTGTTGGTGTCGTTTATCCAGCTGCGGCTCACGTTGACGGGAG ACTGTCCTGCAGATGGACGAACATGGGTCCCATTCCAGGACAAATGTTACCACTTTGTCCACGGGGCAGAGGACCAGATCAAAAGCTACACCTATGCAAGAGCGAAAAGCCTCTGCCAAGGATTTG AGCTTCTGTCCATCCAGAGTGTCCAGGAGAATGACTTTGCAATTAAATATAGCCCAGAGGTGTGGAAGGGCACCGTGAACGTGTGGCTGGGAATGTATTTTGATACAGACA ATGACACCATGAGATGGTCGGACGACAGTCCCGTGAAGTTCACCAACTGGGAGGACGCCTCGTCTCCAGACATCGCGCTCATGGACACGTGTGGGGTTCTGCACAGCAACACCGGGAAGTGGCAGAAGGTCAGCTGTCTGGATGAAGTGGAGAACGGAGTGGTGTGTGAGGCCAAGCAGG AGGCAGAGAAACCGAAGCGAA CGCCCAGCCCGGTGCTGTCCATCCTGGTCATCCTCAGCGTGATCACTGTTGTTGGGGTCTCGGCTGGTATTTGGTTCCTGTACCAGAAGCAGAATCTCGGCTCCAACATCTTCACAGCCTTTGAGTACCACCCTCCGTTTCGGGTCCTGGAGCCGGACCAGTCCTGCCTGGTTGATGCCGAGGAGGCCGACAGCGTGCCGTAG
- the LOC130525769 gene encoding RNA-binding motif, single-stranded-interacting protein 1, which yields MIFANTGNPPRTPYRKQPLIATPSHPMAPPSPSPNSSTNNSGSSNSSTAGWDQLSKTNLYIRGLSPSTTDHDLVKLCQPFGKIVSTKAILDKTTNKCKGYGFVDFDSPSAAQKAVTTLKSTGIQAQMAKQQEQDPTNLYISNLPLSMDEQELENMLKHFGQVISTRILRDFSGHSRGVGFARMESTEKCDAVISHFNGKFIKTPAGVPAPAEPLLCKFADGGQKKRQSQNKFSQNGRGWGRDSDSRLAGMTLTYDASAAAIQNGFLPPAYSISNRMIAQTPMSQYISHIPTYQVQNPSWLPHQTYIMQHPGTVISPSMDPSMSLQPTSLMAPLAQQMSHLSLGSTGTFMAASTPMQGAYIPQYAHMQTSAVPIEDNNAQAQVESSGNPSPYSYQQTK from the exons ATGATCTTCGCTAATACTGGAAACCCACCAAGGACTCCATATCGTAAACAG CCACTCATCGCCACGCCGTCACACCCAATGGCTCCACCCAGCCCGAGTCCgaacagcagcaccaacaacagtggcagcagtaacagtagtacTGCTGGTTGGGACCAGCTCAGCAAAACCAACCTCTACATCCGAGGCCTGTCCCCCTCAACCACAGACCATGACCTGGTCAAGCTCTGTCAGCC GTTTGGCAAAATCGTATCCACGAAGGCCATCCTGGATAAGACGACAAACAAATGTAAAG GATATGGATTTGTGGACTTCGACAGCCCAAGCGCAGCTCAGAAAGCAGTGACCACCCTGAAAAGCACCGGCATCCAAGCTCAGATGGCAAAG CAACAAGAACAAGATCCAACAAACTTGTACATCTCCAACCTGCCGCTGTCAATGGatgagcaggagctggagaacatgTTAAAACACTTTGGCCAGGTCATCTCTACACGTATCCTGAGGGACTTCAGTGGACACAGCAGAGGAGTGGGCTTTGCAAG GATGGAGTCAACAGAGAAATGTGATGCAGTTATCTCCCACTTCAATGGAAAGTTTATAAAGACACCCGCAGGTGTTCCAG CACCAGCTGAACCTTTGCTGTGCAAGTTTGCTGATGGTGGACAGAAAAAGCGCCAGAGTCAGAATAAATTCAGCCAGAATGGTCGGGGCTGGGGAAGAGACAGTGACTCCAGACTG GCTGGAATGACGCTCACTTATGACGCCAGTGCTGCTGCTATTCAGAATGG ATTCCTTCCACCAGCCTATAGTATTTCCAACAGGATGATTGCTCAAACACCCATGTCTCAATATATCTCTCACATTCCAACATACCAG GTGCAGAACCCGTCCTGGCTGCCTCACCAAACCTACATCATGCAGCACCCG GGCACAGTGATATCGCCCTCTATGGACCCTTCCATGTCACTACAGCCGACTTCTTTGATGGCCCCCCTTGCGCAGCAGATGAGTCACCTCTCTCTTGGCAGCACAGGAACG TTCATGGCTGCTAGCACGCCTATGCAAGGAGCATACATACCGCaatatgcacacatgcagacatcAGCTGTTCCTATAGAG GATAACAATGCACAGGCACAGGTGGAGTCATCAGGCAATCCTTCCCCATATTCCTACCAACAAACCAAGTAG